Part of the Bacillus rossius redtenbacheri isolate Brsri chromosome 9 unlocalized genomic scaffold, Brsri_v3 Brsri_v3_scf9_2, whole genome shotgun sequence genome is shown below.
TAAATTAAAGTATTGAGTTACTGGCACTCGGGCAGGAAGTACGAGATTTAAGTATAAGGATAGTAGCCCTCTAAGGATAGTAGCTCCTTTGAGAAGgattaaaaaaagaagtaaattaaTGGTTGTaggataattttaattttacaccaCTTGGGTAAAAGAAAGCGGTATTGACGCTCTATAGTTCGTTAAACGGTCAGTTCCTTCCTGGAAGTTCCGTGTCTGAGTTGTCGTTGAGTTGACGTCTGTGCTGACCGCACCATGACGATGTGCCGCAGGCTGGCCGCGAACCCGCGACCCAGCGTGGTGTCCCCGGAGCTCGTGGCGGCGGGCAGGTCCTCGCAGCGCCTGGGGCCCGCCGAGGCACCGGGCTCCGCCAAGCTGTCTCCTGTCGCAGGTACGACTCCCGCCGCTGCGGAGTGTCGTGGGCACTCAGTCCTGTCTGGACACTCCCTCTCTTCCATACTTATCATCGGATCTAATTGTGATGTcagatattattaaaaaaaaaataccctttaCTAAAGAATGGTGTAGCCAAAGTGGCATTTTGTGAAAACATTCATTATATAGATacattttcttggcttttgggtgTAGGCAGTGCaagacttagtctacctgatgacgGCAGCTTCAATGACTGCGGAAACGTCGCACGACAAtaacctgacacggcctacacccagaagccaagaatgcaggcaatggccgtgaaagcctgcgatctgcATTATATACAgctagtttagtttttttttttgcataaatgctAAATAAATATTGGTAGTAATCTATGCggcaacatttattttaatacactttGATGTTCCTTTTCTGTACTGAAGCACATCAAATGATGAGTCAtcattagagaccagaaaaattcgcggattaaaatcgtgataggctgaaattcaaacatgcgtataattctgctggttctgctatttgctcgcagtttaactggagctctctgggccaatgagagactattgaccatagaagcgtcgaatcacaagctacccagtggagacgcctcacaatttagtaaccaatgaacacgcgtgtttacttgagaagtgcagaggataatggaggctatcctagaggtcattgaatccgcgaatttttccggtccctagtcatcatCATTTAAAAATCTTCAACGGTTGTGGAGCCGTAGCCATGTTCGTGTGTGAGACAGCAGATGTCGCACCTTGCGGGACATGCGCCCTCCTTGGACCCACAGGCGGTGCGGGGTCCCCTGTGGGCAGGAAGTCCCCCAAGGTCACGTCCATCCTGAAGCGGCGCGGCAGTCTGGACCACAGCTTCGCCTGCAGCGGGTCGGGTGAGTGCGCGAGTGCCGTGCTGCTGCCGCTAACTTCCCGTGGCACGGTTCATACTCCATGTGAGATGTTTTTTACATACAAGAAACCCATTATTTATCCCTGAATTTTACACagctttattcatcttaatttcaCTTCAAATTCTAGGATTTTAGATAGTGCTGTTACATCTTATAGtataaagaaataacatatttttcttatttctttaaaagtttttaataaaaaccagATAAGAGCAAGTTTGATTCTCACACAGACACAAACGCCTACATAATTATTCCTcttaaattggaaatttttttcgtCATTATACTTAGTTCTTTTGTCGTTCTAATATAGATTACATTGTACAGAAAACTTAGTTTCATGTTCCTATTACCTTTTTCCAGCCATAGCAAAATCTGTCGCAGATGACCACTCTTAAGTTATGATCATACCTCACAAGCttgagtaaaataatttttgacacattcatttacattttcatgtaatgtttTATGAGCAAGAATGCTCCGAAGAACATAGCAACAAAATAATGATATGTTGGACCCAAGCAAGGAACCTTTAAAAGGAAGGTTTTCACTtggaaaattattttctctttttttaagatccgtataaaaaatatatgcagTTCATTTGATATTCACTTAGATGCCATGGTCAAAAGGTTTTTAACAACACTACCATTCATAGCTGCTATCAGTATATCTAATGTTTTAAACATGTTTATACAATGAATATTATGTATAGCATAGGGCTAttcccaggggcgcaacaacagggggggggggggaagggtattttgccccgcctctgaaaccttgaagtgggggcaaacgggggcaaagaaagtgctgtgtaatcaatttttagataataaaactgctaaaatagcaccattttccaccttgaaatacaaattttcccgggggaggacccccggaccccccctttcaataggggggatcgatgattctttataaaaagactCAATACTGCTATCGGATATCGGCCGATATTCAGTTTTTGGCCAATACCATGTTATTGGCACAGCTATCTGGAAATAATTAAACGAAAACTTGGGATTTTTTAAAGTGCTGTCAATGTTTATGTGGCATagctttaataatattttttatcgttATTTCATCAGgcaaatcattaaaattattaacttaggTACTGTTTTACCTTTTCCCAAATGCAAATAGAATTGAACAtgttttttctaataaataaatggTGCACAATTTTCATTAAACTTggctttgaatttaaatttaaaaattaataattaatgatatactcaaacattttttttaaagaaaattggtTTATCTTATTTATTCATGTAGTGTGTTCAGTAATTGTAAATGTTGATTTTAGTAAAAGGAGTTGTGGTATCGGGGTATCTGGGATCGGTATAGGGAAAGGAGGTTATCGGAACAACCCTaatcatgacttgatgtaggcttttggacatacgccattgctatgctcatgtatgtatgtagaaaactgttttagaaaactgttgtgttcgtttcgtttttttttttttttttttcgttttgtcgtgtctttgtctcgttttgactgttgtgctgaatttttttgggttcaatatttttgtgctgtcatcattagtGGGGGCTTTTTTCGTTCTGTTCTTTTTTGGAAAACTacttgtttgtttcgtcttttagttttgctgtgtttctgtctcgtttcaactgttgtgctgaattttttgggttcggtatttttgtgctgtcatcatttgtggtttttttttcttcatttttgttagtccattttctttgtttttctttgtttgttgaccaattcctgttgtggaatattgtgtggtgttcatatcctgttgacaacagcaattttttttgcttaatttgtgtttttgtcatttgtgttttttgtagttttcttctacagacatacacgtgcatagcaatggcatatgtccagaagcctacatcaagtcatgcactcccattgcacaaatctttcaaagataatagcccTGTTCACGTGATGTAGGGGTTCCCCCGAGTACCGTACTTGCCGTGTGTGCCGCAGGGTTGTCTTTGCACGGCTCGACATCCGAGGACTCGGCCAGCCAGACTGCGAGCGTGCTGAGCGACGAGGCGGCCCCCATCCTGGGACGCCGCGCCGAGCGGGGCCGTGCGCCGGCCTCGGGCTCGCAGTCGTCGGGCGACTCTGACTCGGACTGGGAGGCGTACCAGGTACTCTCGCGCTCCTCCTGTTCCCCCCCGGACACAGGATGTCCCCGGTTTCAATGGTGCATTGTAACAGTTTTGTTTAGTCTATTAACAagtcatacatcaaattgaacgtaaattaacacacacaaacacacatgcacacacgtaCGTTTAATAAACATGTAGCCTATGTCACTGGATTATGTTggttcaaaattatttaatatatattattattattatttaaatattttatgtatatattttaaaaaaggtaatTGTACATTTTtggttattagttttttttttttttttaaatggttcgTCAACCTCATGGTGTTGCTTAGCAGATTTTAAGTGCAAATTTGTTTGGTCAACAATACATTTACCTGTTTGGTGGCCTCAACCTATAATTTAGTAATGATGTTTTTGACACGTTGCTTGCCTGATATCTATCTGAAATGaatagttacattatttacacaatggtacttaaaaataaaaatcattattatatatttttttacaatgttcataattttcaatttatataaataagcattttaatttattttacttaatgttgataaatgaataaattaacCCATAAATGTAGAATGCCATTGATTGTACATGTCAAGTCACAAGAAATTTGCATCTTAAAATCGATTAAATTCTCTAAATAGTGGGGCATCACCAATTGACcaaacacattttaaaagtagaaaaataaaaacttgtcaaATTAATAGCTTGTCTTTAAAATTGAATATATTCTGCATCCTTTATAATTATTCCAATTGAAAATGAGTTATTTCTGACACATGAATCACTACTCTGTCCACTGCTTGGCATTGTGGGTGTACTGACCCTGCCTGTCTGTTTGCAGAACGAGAACAGAGATAAGGACAGCACTTTCGACATCTCCGATGTGAGGAAGTCACTGCTGTCGCAGGTAGACGACATTCTGCCTACAAAGTGAGTTGGCATTTTTGTTGCTCAGTATTATATATTGTAAGGGTGTTCGAAGTTCACTTTTccagggtcaaagtcaaggtcgaaTTCCGAAGCTCCAAACTTTCGACCTGTCTAATTGTTTCACTTTATAGAAGCTGAGAATTCATTTCAGTATTGGATATTCTAATTATAATAGGTCATTAAAACTGCAGAAATAACTAGTAACCAAATAAGAGAAAATATTCTACAATATAATTCTGCTTAAAAGAATGGTAAAAGAAGATGAAATGATATTGCCTGAAAAATTCATCTATGACAGAGagcatgagatttttttttggtgcatacttaaaattactaaatcttTAAATGCTATGAATGAGACATCACACAATTTAATGAATTTGAGCATGGTATCAAAAtgcaatatttataaaacatttgaaataaaaataataattgagtgATTTTTAGATTAACAGTATCGTAGGTTTGTTTTACAAGCCATCTCTTTCTGCTTCTTACGAGTTGTAATAGTTCAGAACAAACGAAAATGGATCAAAAAGCATTGGTAATTCTCATGTAAGGGAAGAAAACTATTTGACACCTGTTTTGAaggaaacttctttacagcctgtaaaataaacaaacaaataaacaaacaaacatcaTTTCacttttgcatatatatattgtAGGCCtgtgtaaatacaattttttatgtgaagcgaataccaaataaaaataataaaatgtttaaaatactcGCCAGTCAATGCGACTTGCGAATATTGTTCTCAGCAAAGTTGTGTAGTCTGTagtacttattttataaaatactggattgtagtaaacaaaataatatttaaaaatttataattttcgaACTAAGTGATTAACTTATTGGGTCCTATACATGACaccattcaattaaaattataaactaaccATGCATGATGATATAATATTGAGCGTTCACCAAAGCAAACCTTGAGTGCCacgtttgatttattttttaagcaAACAACTTTATTTGCGCAGAACATTCACAACACAAAAAGAAATCAAACAATTACGTGAGCAAATCTTAGGCTTCCATGTTTTAAAAGCCTTGCAAGAAAAGCCTAGCTTTACACCAAacgcgaagctttgcatcacaaccaaagCTTCTTATAAAACCAATGGCAAATTATGTACCTGGTGAAGTCAAATATAGAATATTAAAAAAGAGCTTCAATTGATTCGCTAAGTCAAAATTCGCACCGACCTATGTGATTGTGAAAGTAGCTGGAAACAAGAGTCGAAAGAGTCCTTAAAGTGCACGGCAGGACTCGGGCTGCATCGCGGAGGACGTGTCGgagcgtgcgtgcgtgcgtgcgcagGCTGACGGCAGGGAAGCAGAACGCGCTGTTCCACTACGTGCGGCTGGACCTTACGGAAGGGGTGCTGCTGTGCCCCCCTTCCCCGGGACACGCCCCCGCCCCCGCGCTCGCCGAGGTCCTGCACAACTTCCGCCGCAGCTGCCAGGCCATCCACGCCCTGCTGCAGAACACCGTGCACTTCAAGGTCGGGAGGCTCCCCTTGTTTGTTAACGTTCGCAAGCCAAAGTTTGAGAACTGGcctacttaccctgtaccagaatcgactgagataaactacttacaataaatGATAATCCACTGTGTGAGCTCGCTCTCAAGAACATTAGTTATGCTCTTGCCTATCCTGTTTATTTTCTTAAAACgcaatacaaatattaaaatatatatgaatatcaATATCTTTCGAATCAGATTCaaacatgcagtgaaattttGCGACAAGTCACAAGGGTGCCTGGCTAAGATGATGATCGTCCCTTGCACATACAGggaaaaacaattgaaaattattttgttagatGTCGTAGGTAGCTGCATGTGAAATTCTGTCTATGACTGTAAATCTACCCGAAACCGCTAATGGTCGTATTTAAATAAACGAGGCCAAGAAGATTAGTTCATAAATTGTGTTTAGTTTTCTGAAGCATAGTAACATATTTTATGCTTTTTATGAACAACAAATTATCTGTGATAAtgctaataaattatttaaaacacatttttttatgtatctaattatttggatgaaaaatgcagttttgaaacttaaaacttttactgatttaagaaaatgtattgcccggtttttcattttcttgcattttacacaACTCTTGTATGGTTCCATGTATGGTTCACTCAATTCATACATGGGTATCtcctttttattttgttttatgtattcattaatttttctcGGGGTTTTGTGAATGTATGTTTGAATTTGAAGTGAATAATGTTCCATATTCATGAATACGTAATTTGATGTTTgatgaaaaattttgattttgaattgaATAAATGGGGATTGGAAGAAGCGTGTTGCGAGAGTGCACGAGCGGAGGGAGCGGGCGTGCTGCAGAAGCTGCTGGCGCAGGACATAGCGCAGTCGCGCATCAACAAGTCGCTGGTGGCCGTCAAGGAGCACGGCGTGCTGTTCGAGTGCGCGCGTGGCGACGCAGAAGGCGCGGGCAAGCGCCAGCCGCTGCCGCTCGCCTACTGGGTGGTCGGGTGAGTGGGGCTTCACACGCCCAAACTGAACTTGATCTCTCTGAACGCCGTTTTTCGAACTGACGGTATTAACAAGTTTTAATAactaatgtataatttttttttagtaaatgttatttttttttcctggttgGTTAGAAAACTCAAAATTTGTCATACGTTAACAAAATACATTTCGGAGTAGTCTGCAACTAGTGAAGATGGACTAAGAAAATTGCAGCAACTTAACTACTTAAAAGGTTGCAGAGAGCTTTATGTgcaaggattattgtaatcctaaTAGTAGTTAGGGACACGATTATGTGGTGAATtgagataaaaccaaaataacactgaaaagaaTGTCAGTACACCATATGACACCAATATgtaagttatatcatggaattaagtagcatttaacccaAACTCAtttgaaatcttaaaaaaaaaaaggatttttttttttaatgtttgaagttCAAGGAATGTTGTTATTTCGGGACataaaattgtaccaaagtgcatgtatcagaaaaattaatttaatgttttattctgCATCTTGTATTGAATAAGTTTAAAACTACAaatgcttgctaatttatttttattgttctgaatgtatctgtcttgaaccaaattattaaaaattattttaccataaaaatgcagcatataaattttgcCCCTATTTTGATATAATAAgtatagtaaaaaacaaattgcTGCAAGGAAAATGTATCAAAAccaattaaatatgttttaaaaatgttttattttctcaagcaaaatcattatttaaattaaatatctgTGTGTAAACTTTGGACTACTAAAAGTCTACTGTACCCTGagatttttgtttgaaatttttattttattttaaactcaaTTGAAAAGCAAACTTGCTCATAAAAACTGATATATAACGGTTGTACTGGTTGTACTGGAGTCCCTCCTTCACAAGATCCTGGCCCCGGCCGTGAAGTGGACCTGATGGGAGCCGACTGTTGCAGCCGCCTGTTCTTCACGCCGTACCCGCGGGAGGTGTACGTGTGCTACCACGACGCCGCCCCACAGAACATGGTGGAGATCGCCTTCCGGCTGGCCCTCTGCACCGCCGGCTGACTGCAACACCCCGTCTCTTGTCCTCTCCAGCCTCGTGTTTCGTACACTGCTGTCTTtttgcaattacatttttttttaaaaaaagtattaagtattttatttattctcgaaacctaatttttttcctatctccttcaaatatgtttaatatcgATTGTTTCAGAAACAGAACAAACATAAATTCTTTCCACCAATGTTTGTTTTTCAACCCACAGGATCATCATAAAAAAACAACTTGTCAAAATAACTTTTTGAGAAATTTGCTAATGTTCGTAAGCAGTGACACTTAAATCTGcttgaatacaaaataaaataatatcaaatgATTAATGCTCTATTTTGACCTGGAACATAGGTATTTCAGCTGACTGGTCATGGGACTAATGTTTCTGTGGGCTAGGAAATTCTTTAGCAAAAACATGGTATCTCAAAAGTAAGTGCTGTTCTCAAGTGCACTTCGCAATGAATGGCACTTTCTGTGCATGCCTCAGCAAAACTTGGCTCGAAGACCAAGGCGGAAAAAGTAAgcaaatttgataaaaatttgtaataatattgtttatttaacacttaaaaaaaatgatgtatACTTGTTCTGAGTATGCAAACAGCTGACAGTCGTTTTCATTTCTCTCTCAATTAACAATGCATCTCCTTCCTCAAAGTATCGTTGGATATATTGTGAACTTATTTGTGTGGAAGGGAGAATAAAACTCTTTAATTATTATCATCATGCATCATTTAATTCTTTTCTGAGCACAAATAAAGTTAATGTCTTCGGGTGCTCGATGTTTCCGTTGCCCGTGTGCTGCCGGGAGTCCAGCGACTTCAGTTCACCGCGTCCCTGCCGTGATCTCGTCGATGTTCTTGTGGAAGATGCGCACCTCCTTGGTGAAGATGTTGGGCACCCGGGCGTCGTACTCGCTGCGGTAGAGGCGGTCGGCGGGGAAGGACATGGGCCGGCGGTCGGGGAACTTGACGTCGTAGCCGGCGCCCAGCAGCGGGAAGGAGTCCAGGTGGTAGGCGGCGGGGTCCGTGGGGTCGGCCTCCTGGCGGGGGAACACGGCCACCACCAGCTGCACGGGCAGGCCGGCGCGCGTGCCCTTGGGCAGCAGCAGGCGCTGGGGGAAGCCGTAGGGCCGGGCGAACTGCGGGTCGGAAACAAGCCGTCAGCCACCGGAGTGGAGCCCTGCAGACGGTCCCTCGGCCCGGTCCACGACAGACGTGGGGGCCGCATGGCCCGAGTCACCGGGTCGGGCATGATCTTTTAGGGGAGTGCCCGATCCAtgcagcaggggcgcaacaactaaatttccaaagaggggggggggggggcaatataccttattataaagaatcatcgatcccccctattgaagcggggagtccgtggggtcctcccccgggaaaatttgtatttcaaggtgaaaaatgatgctatttaagcagttttattatctaaaaattgattacacagcactttctttgcccccaattcaaggtttcagaggagagaggggggggggggtaataccCTTGCAccccctccctgttgttgcgcccctgccatGCAGGGTTGCATAACACAATCAACAATCGCATACATTTTATGAGCCGGTACTGTCTCTTCCAACTCATTTGAGTTACTGACTGTGAACCAGGAAAAAATGAAAGTTAAGATAGAATAACCCATTATAGCACATAAGTGTTATAGagatattattttggaaggaATTTTACTAACCCTTAATGGGCTACAATTATAGCCCGAAATGCTTCACACAGAGAAGctgcaggaattgtgtttccaattAGGCTAATATTTAATTCCGGTtcgtacaatttttttgtaagcaTTTCTTTCGTACAAACTGGACATGAGTGtgtcatgtatttaataataggtatttatgacttattttaatgatttcgTAAATTATTTGGCTTAAGAAGAaagtaataaaacaattaaataaaaacctaaataaaaatGATCAGTTCTCTTTTCTCAAGCCAAAACATTGCTTAAATGTCTGTGTGTGAACGTCAAGAGTTCTGAAAGTCCATTATTTCCTGGGATTTTAGTGTGACGataaattttctttgaaaattcaATTGCAAAGAAAGAATTACTCATAAAAATGATATAATGGTTAAACCAGACCctctccttcacaaaatcctggctacagcCCTGTGTGAATCCACTTGCTCACATACTAATTGttcaaaaaatgcttttttaAGGCGAGTCCAATGTTATGTGAGTATAATGTACAGTTAAAAGTAATACGAAAGGTTAATTACTGACAGTCGAATCAGGCTAATCATTACCAACGATTTTAAAACTTCGACAATACATTTTCATTTAAAGGCGTTCTTTTACCTTATCCATAACCAAGGTATCTTTGCCAGCCAAACTGTCTTGAACCTTTTTCCACATTGTCTTGAAAGTTGGGGGATCTCCAACTGCCACAGTGGAGTTTTGACTTTTCCTCTGGATTATGTTCTTTCCAGCAGTCACTGGAAAcagaattattaatgttaaacacGCGTTACCTTAATGCAACTCTCAAGTGAAGAAACTATATCGTAACAAAACATATATCACCTTTAGCAGGAAATCTGTCGATCTCAAATGCATAGAATATTCTCTTGTTCATTGGCAGCGTGCGGCTGTGAATGTCGTACTTGGGGGTGAGGTAGACCTTCACTATCACGTCCGTGTCTTTGTCGCTGGTCAGAGCCACTCTGTACGAGAACGGCTGGTGGTTGAGCCGCTCCAGTCTTGCCGAAACCTCCAGCGTATTATCTTCCAGCTTGAAGCCCTTTCCTGTCACGTGGAACAAGTCGATGTCAAAATTGTCGAAATACGTAACCAGTTTGTCCACGTCCACATTGACGATGGTCAGTCCAGAGCAGGCAACCTAGAACACGTCCAAGAATAATTTGCTACGTTGATACGGTTGTGTGACATCATAAGCAGAACTCACTacacttgtaaatatttttttgacattatCTCCTCGCACAAAAATATTGATGGTTCATGGTCTTACATCATCAAACGTGTGTTTTGGAAGAGTTTCCAAATACTTGTAATAGTATTCCTTGAAGAATGTGCGGAGGCCCTGGTAGTACAGAGGGTCCCTTAGAGCCGTCTCCGGGTGCAGAAGGGCGCTTGGAGCTCTCTGTAACAGCAGCGTAAGTATTTAACAATTCAGTGCTTTATAATTGGCACCTGGACAGGAGTTActtgttaaaaagaaaaaaaaaacaccggtaCCTTTTCATTTCCAGCTCCTAACAGGTACATCTCTTTGTAGTAAATGCTGCCGTAGTAATTGTAGTTGATGTTATCTCCCACAAACGCCAACATCTCTCCGAGAATGTTCCAGCCCCTCTCACCATGCAGGGAAACTTGCGTTCCATTTTCCTGTGGATCGCACGGTAAGTTGTTACGTGCCGGAATATTTACCCACAGCCAACACTTTGCTATTTTAATCCTGCTGTTTCAGTGTACTCACGGCAATGACATAGCCCACGTTGATGGCTTCCTGGATCCTCTTGACGTAGTCCTTGTACTCGGACAGTGTAAGTCTCTCGGTGTCACGGATCTTGGAGAACGGCTGGCGCGGAGTCACCTGCTCGCCCGTAGAGTGCCTCAGATGAGGGTAGTATCCAACCTTGAATACAAAGTGAACATGCTGGGTTCAACGACGATAGTGATCTAAGAAAACGTTACAAGCATGCTGTCAGATCCACGCCTTTGTCCCAAGATCATTTCAACATATTCAATGGGCATAAAAGAAACTTTATCACTAACATCATATAGGCtttttcacatacacctataacaaaaatgttttaagttacaaattttatgatttgttttatgaattaaaaGAGCATATTATGATGTCTTAGACACTTGTTGAATTCAAGTTCATAGTTCAGTGTAACTACTAGGCCCTCaaggaaattatttatttcctccTGTGAGTTAAAGGTCAGTCCTGCTAGTGTCAAAATGAAAAGGTGTCACGTAAAAACATTTCTTAACagaaattatagcaaaaaaaaatgttaaatgtacatAAATACAAATGATGTAATTAACACTGGTAAATGCAATTGGG
Proteins encoded:
- the LOC134543059 gene encoding hexamerin-like gives rise to the protein MWTSAALLAGLVLTAASLPREADRYFQASEDFLRRQLQVMQMFLWQYDAQMYEPFAAILESYDLKDNLAHFKEDPEPARRLLALCEEGSLFPADKVFTLFESQPWVEARLLFDVFLGAADLDTFIKTAVWTRQRVNRGLFYHVFRTALAARPDSRDFYCPAAYETYPQGFLDERVIQRAVDAKIRALQTGDLRRVVVAANCSGRWDAGRDPEGALCYFREDVGLNTLSAEFHRQLPAWLNSSEHGSALPDRKGELFLHFHRQLLARYHLERLGNNLGETPHLREDMSLVGYYPHLRHSTGEQVTPRQPFSKIRDTERLTLSEYKDYVKRIQEAINVGYVIAENGTQVSLHGERGWNILGEMLAFVGDNINYNYYGSIYYKEMYLLGAGNEKRAPSALLHPETALRDPLYYQGLRTFFKEYYYKYLETLPKHTFDDVACSGLTIVNVDVDKLVTYFDNFDIDLFHVTGKGFKLEDNTLEVSARLERLNHQPFSYRVALTSDKDTDVIVKVYLTPKYDIHSRTLPMNKRIFYAFEIDRFPAKVTAGKNIIQRKSQNSTVAVGDPPTFKTMWKKVQDSLAGKDTLVMDKFARPYGFPQRLLLPKGTRAGLPVQLVVAVFPRQEADPTDPAAYHLDSFPLLGAGYDVKFPDRRPMSFPADRLYRSEYDARVPNIFTKEVRIFHKNIDEITAGTR